A DNA window from Burkholderiales bacterium contains the following coding sequences:
- a CDS encoding NAD(P)H-hydrate dehydratase translates to MIEDATTSKPIFLTREIRKIEAKFLPVQRLMEAAGLASAELARELLGASGTRILVVAGPGNNGGDALVLARHLKQWWFKVDVVFTGDAKKLPRDAGRALRLWRQAGGDLISKIPAGQWDLVVDGLFGIGLKRPLEGRYAQLVDQINQFQVPVLSLDVPSGLDAETGCKLGSAVRATHTITFIALKPGLLTGHGVDCCGKVYLRNLDIDAAAILPPKGWLLSSANRPRLRPRVASSHKGMFGNAGIIGGAAGMVGAALLAGRAALKLGAGRTYVALLAADAPLVDPVQPELMLRMPNKLLELDHLNCIAVGPGLGQSSDAQRFIAAALDTHLPLVLDADALNLIGSIGRLQQLLKKRSAPTILTPHPAEAGRLLKSNTEQIQRDRLSAALEIAQRFRCHVVLKGAGSICALPNGNWYINSTGNPGMASAGMGDVLTGIIVALIAQGLSGSDAMLLAVFLHGAAADKLVEVGVGPVGLTATEVTEAARNLLNQPIDNW, encoded by the coding sequence GTGATTGAGGACGCGACGACATCGAAGCCGATTTTCCTGACCCGTGAAATCAGGAAAATCGAAGCTAAGTTTTTACCAGTGCAACGCCTGATGGAGGCCGCGGGCCTCGCCAGCGCGGAGCTGGCGCGCGAACTCTTGGGTGCGTCTGGCACCCGGATTTTGGTGGTTGCGGGTCCTGGCAATAACGGGGGTGATGCCCTCGTTCTTGCTCGTCATCTCAAGCAGTGGTGGTTCAAAGTTGACGTGGTTTTTACCGGGGATGCAAAAAAATTGCCGCGCGACGCCGGGCGCGCTTTACGCCTTTGGCGACAGGCAGGCGGCGATTTGATCAGCAAGATTCCGGCAGGTCAATGGGATCTGGTGGTAGACGGCTTGTTCGGCATCGGGCTTAAGCGCCCGCTTGAAGGACGCTACGCGCAATTAGTCGATCAGATCAACCAGTTCCAAGTCCCGGTGCTTTCGTTGGATGTACCGAGCGGCCTTGACGCCGAAACCGGCTGCAAACTTGGGTCTGCGGTGCGCGCAACTCATACAATCACCTTTATCGCCCTGAAACCTGGATTGCTCACGGGTCACGGGGTCGACTGTTGCGGCAAGGTTTACCTGCGCAACCTCGATATTGACGCTGCGGCTATCTTGCCTCCAAAAGGATGGTTGCTTTCGTCAGCAAACCGTCCGCGACTCAGGCCGCGTGTTGCAAGCAGTCACAAAGGAATGTTCGGCAACGCGGGAATCATTGGCGGCGCGGCGGGAATGGTGGGCGCCGCCCTGCTAGCAGGCCGTGCGGCGCTGAAGCTGGGTGCCGGCAGGACATATGTCGCTCTCCTCGCCGCAGATGCGCCTCTGGTTGATCCAGTACAGCCTGAGCTCATGCTGCGCATGCCAAACAAATTGCTTGAGCTTGATCACCTAAATTGCATAGCGGTCGGACCGGGGTTGGGGCAGTCAAGTGACGCGCAACGGTTTATCGCCGCCGCGCTCGATACCCATTTGCCACTGGTGCTGGACGCGGATGCGCTGAATCTGATTGGTTCCATAGGACGCTTACAGCAATTATTGAAGAAACGCTCTGCACCAACCATACTCACGCCCCACCCCGCAGAAGCGGGACGTTTGCTCAAGAGCAATACGGAACAAATCCAGCGCGATCGTTTGTCTGCAGCGCTGGAAATTGCGCAGCGTTTTCGCTGCCATGTTGTGCTGAAAGGCGCAGGCAGCATTTGCGCGCTGCCCAATGGAAACTGGTACATTAATTCCACTGGCAATCCAGGCATGGCCAGCGCGGGGATGGGCGATGTGCTCACGGGAATTATTGTGGCGCTAATCGCACAAGGCTTGAGCGGGAGCGACGCGATGCTGCTTGCAGTTTTCTTGCACGGCGCAGCAGCGGACAAACTGGTTGAGGTCGGAGTCGGGCCGGTCGGCTTGACTGCAACCGAAGTCACCGAAGCGGCGAGAAATTTATTGAACCAGCCGATCGATAATTGGTGA
- the purL gene encoding phosphoribosylformylglycinamidine synthase — MPQILKLRGRNALSDFRLNKLLSALKKSIPSIAAVQAEFWHFVAPSRNLADREVAILKRILTYGPANKADKTQGEVLLVVPRIGTVSPWSSKATDIARHCGLEVVERIERGIAFYFEKREKLSAGERNLLLPLIHDRMTESVLASLDDADKLFLHFAPEPMQPVDILNRGAAALIRANQEMGLALSEEEIAYLLENFRRLGRNPTDVELMMFAQVNSEHCRHKIFNADWVIDGVKQPLSLFAMIKNTHKQHPQGTLVAYADNAAVIEGARIERFFPAHSMPEYAYSEKLAHILMKVETHNHPTAIAPFPGAATGSGGEIRDEGATGRGAKPKAGLTGFSVSNLNIPGFRQPWEILAGTTDGQYGSAPRIASALQIMVDAPIGAASFNNEFGRPNLCGYFRTYEELVANAMRGYHKPIMIAGGVGNIASEQVVKCKADNSSSLIQLGGPGMLIGLGGGAASSMDSGSNVESLDFASVQRGNAEMQRRAQEVIDRCWALGESNPIISIHDVGAGGLSNALPELVHNASCGGRIKLREIPSEEPGMSPMQLWCNEAQERYVLAVNTDKFAMFAKICERERCPYAVIGEATRELRLRIEDAVFNNLPVDLTLDVLLGRSPKITRHASRVANPLQLLSLNDIDLREAVNRVLRLPAVADKTFLISIGDRTVGGLSARDQMVGPWQIPVADVAVTLMGYKTVRGEAFAMGERTPLALIDPKASARMALGESLTNIAAAQIADLGDVKLSCNWMAAAGHPGEDAALFEAVKSLAMELCPPLGVSIPVGKDSLSMKTVWEDNGEKKEVVAPLSLIVSAFAPVSDATKTLTPQLRTDCGKTELILIDLGNGRNRLGGSALAQVYKQLGNDAPNADDPWPLKAFFGAVQTLNREGRLLAYHDRSDGGLFVTLCEMAFAGHVGITLNLDDLCHDRLSNDVEGQERRPEALFPARYRESILRVLFSEELGAVVQVRAADRNAVLRALSQAGLSAHLLGGLNDSDELRLVRDAKVIFSETRTRLQRMWSETTYHLQRIRDNPEAAQQEYDRVLDVADPGLHAVLTFDLRHDVAAPYIASGKRPRIAILREQGVNGQVEMAAAFDRAGFLAVDVHMSDIIEGRVALTDFKGFAACGGFSYGDVLGAGEGWAKSILFNSRARDEFSAFFQRADSFALGVCNGCQMMSNLRELIPGSQHWPRFVRNRSEQFEARLVMVRVESSPSLFFSEMEGSRMPIAVAHGEGYAEFENTGQLQSALPLVALRFVDNRGNPTEIYPYNANGSPAGITGLTTHDGRFTILMPHPERAFRAAQYSWHPRDWGEDAPWLRVFRNARKWVG; from the coding sequence ATGCCCCAAATCCTCAAGCTGCGCGGGCGCAACGCCCTGTCCGATTTCCGCCTCAATAAACTGCTTTCGGCCCTGAAAAAATCCATACCTTCTATTGCCGCAGTGCAGGCGGAATTTTGGCATTTTGTGGCACCGTCGAGAAATTTAGCGGATCGCGAAGTTGCAATCTTGAAAAGGATTCTAACGTACGGCCCGGCTAACAAGGCAGACAAGACCCAGGGCGAAGTTTTATTGGTAGTACCGCGAATCGGCACAGTTTCCCCCTGGTCATCCAAGGCCACGGACATAGCCAGACATTGCGGACTGGAAGTCGTGGAACGAATCGAGCGCGGGATCGCTTTTTATTTCGAGAAACGCGAGAAGCTCTCAGCCGGCGAGAGGAATTTGCTGCTGCCGCTGATCCACGACCGAATGACTGAATCGGTGCTGGCGTCACTCGATGACGCGGATAAATTGTTTCTGCATTTTGCACCGGAACCCATGCAACCGGTGGATATTCTAAATCGCGGCGCAGCTGCACTTATACGCGCCAATCAGGAAATGGGGCTTGCCCTTTCGGAGGAGGAAATAGCGTATTTGCTCGAAAATTTTAGACGCCTCGGGCGCAACCCAACCGACGTCGAACTTATGATGTTCGCTCAGGTAAATTCCGAGCACTGCCGACACAAGATTTTCAATGCTGATTGGGTGATTGACGGAGTTAAACAACCGCTTTCGCTTTTCGCCATGATTAAAAACACGCATAAACAGCATCCTCAGGGCACGCTCGTGGCCTACGCCGACAACGCTGCAGTGATAGAAGGCGCGCGCATCGAGCGTTTTTTCCCCGCTCATAGCATGCCGGAATATGCTTATTCAGAAAAGTTGGCACACATTCTGATGAAAGTGGAAACGCATAATCACCCCACTGCAATCGCGCCCTTTCCCGGCGCCGCCACGGGATCGGGTGGTGAAATCCGAGATGAGGGCGCGACCGGCCGCGGTGCAAAGCCTAAGGCCGGATTGACCGGTTTTTCGGTTTCTAACCTGAATATTCCTGGCTTTCGGCAACCATGGGAGATTCTTGCTGGCACTACGGATGGCCAGTACGGCTCGGCTCCACGCATTGCTTCCGCACTGCAAATTATGGTGGATGCGCCGATAGGCGCGGCCTCGTTTAATAATGAATTTGGTCGACCGAATCTATGCGGTTACTTCCGTACCTACGAAGAACTGGTGGCAAACGCGATGCGAGGCTACCACAAACCTATAATGATCGCCGGTGGTGTGGGCAATATCGCAAGCGAGCAAGTAGTGAAATGCAAAGCTGATAATAGCTCGTCGCTGATTCAATTGGGCGGGCCGGGCATGCTAATCGGTCTGGGAGGTGGCGCTGCTTCCAGCATGGATTCGGGTTCCAATGTTGAGAGCCTGGATTTTGCGTCTGTGCAGCGCGGCAATGCGGAAATGCAGCGTCGCGCGCAGGAAGTGATAGACCGATGCTGGGCGTTGGGTGAAAGCAATCCAATCATTTCAATACACGACGTGGGTGCTGGCGGACTGTCCAACGCGCTTCCGGAACTCGTGCACAACGCGAGCTGTGGCGGCCGCATCAAATTGCGGGAAATCCCCAGCGAAGAGCCGGGTATGTCCCCTATGCAATTGTGGTGCAACGAGGCGCAGGAGCGCTATGTGCTGGCGGTCAACACCGACAAGTTTGCCATGTTCGCAAAAATATGCGAACGGGAGCGTTGCCCGTATGCGGTGATCGGTGAAGCGACCCGCGAGCTTCGGCTGCGGATTGAAGACGCCGTGTTCAATAATCTGCCTGTGGATTTGACGCTGGACGTATTGCTCGGCAGGTCCCCAAAGATAACTCGGCACGCTTCGCGCGTTGCTAATCCGTTACAGCTACTCTCGCTGAACGATATCGATTTACGGGAAGCGGTGAATCGTGTGCTGCGCTTGCCAGCGGTGGCGGACAAAACCTTTTTGATCAGTATCGGCGATCGCACTGTAGGCGGATTGAGCGCGCGCGACCAGATGGTCGGGCCGTGGCAAATTCCAGTGGCCGATGTCGCAGTGACCTTAATGGGCTACAAAACAGTGCGCGGCGAGGCCTTTGCCATGGGTGAACGCACACCCCTGGCGTTGATCGATCCCAAGGCGTCAGCACGCATGGCCTTGGGGGAGTCGCTCACTAATATCGCGGCGGCGCAGATTGCCGACCTTGGCGATGTGAAGCTGTCGTGCAACTGGATGGCGGCGGCGGGACATCCTGGAGAAGACGCGGCATTGTTTGAGGCGGTCAAGTCGCTAGCGATGGAGCTGTGTCCGCCACTGGGAGTAAGCATTCCGGTGGGCAAGGATTCGCTGTCAATGAAAACTGTCTGGGAGGACAACGGCGAAAAAAAAGAGGTCGTTGCCCCGCTGTCTCTGATCGTGTCGGCTTTCGCTCCGGTGTCGGACGCAACCAAAACGCTGACCCCGCAATTGCGCACCGATTGCGGTAAAACCGAACTTATTCTAATAGATCTTGGAAATGGCAGGAACCGATTGGGCGGCTCAGCGCTGGCCCAAGTCTACAAGCAGCTTGGAAATGACGCACCCAACGCGGATGATCCATGGCCGCTCAAGGCTTTTTTCGGCGCCGTGCAAACGCTGAACCGGGAAGGCAGGCTCCTTGCCTATCACGACAGATCTGACGGCGGCCTGTTTGTTACGCTTTGCGAAATGGCTTTTGCCGGGCATGTTGGCATTACACTGAATCTCGACGATCTTTGTCACGACCGGCTTAGCAACGACGTGGAAGGGCAGGAGCGGCGACCCGAAGCGTTATTTCCCGCCCGATACCGGGAAAGCATCCTGCGGGTGCTATTTAGTGAGGAACTGGGCGCGGTAGTACAGGTGCGGGCTGCAGATCGCAACGCCGTTTTACGCGCCCTGTCTCAAGCAGGTCTATCTGCGCACCTCCTCGGAGGCCTGAACGATAGTGATGAACTGCGCCTGGTGCGCGACGCGAAAGTGATTTTTTCCGAAACCCGGACCAGGCTACAGCGCATGTGGTCTGAAACCACTTATCACCTGCAGCGGATACGCGATAATCCGGAAGCCGCGCAGCAAGAATATGACCGCGTACTCGACGTCGCAGATCCTGGACTGCATGCGGTGCTTACTTTCGATTTGCGACATGATGTCGCTGCACCGTACATAGCCTCCGGCAAACGGCCGCGCATCGCTATTTTGCGTGAGCAAGGAGTGAACGGTCAGGTTGAAATGGCGGCCGCATTTGACCGTGCGGGGTTTTTGGCGGTCGACGTACACATGAGCGATATCATCGAAGGACGCGTCGCACTCACGGATTTCAAGGGATTCGCCGCGTGCGGCGGATTTTCCTACGGCGACGTTTTGGGCGCAGGAGAAGGATGGGCCAAGTCCATCTTGTTCAATTCCCGCGCCCGGGATGAGTTCTCTGCATTTTTTCAGCGCGCTGATAGTTTTGCCTTGGGAGTGTGCAACGGTTGCCAGATGATGAGCAACTTGCGCGAACTGATCCCCGGTTCCCAACATTGGCCGCGCTTTGTGCGCAATCGTTCGGAACAGTTTGAAGCACGATTGGTGATGGTTCGGGTCGAGAGCAGCCCATCGCTGTTTTTCTCGGAGATGGAGGGAAGCCGCATGCCGATTGCAGTGGCTCACGGCGAGGGATACGCTGAATTTGAAAACACGGGACAATTGCAGTCCGCGCTACCTCTGGTCGCCCTGCGCTTCGTGGACAATCGCGGGAATCCGACGGAAATTTACCCTTATAATGCCAATGGCTCGCCGGCCGGAATCACAGGACTCACTACTCATGACGGTCGATTTACCATACTTATGCCACACCCGGAACGGGCATTTCGCGCCGCGCAGTATTCGTGGCATCCGCGGGATTGGGGTGAAGACGCGCCGTGGCTGCGTGTCTTCAGAAACGCGCGCAAATGGGTGGGTTAG
- a CDS encoding peptidylprolyl isomerase, translating to MSFRPSGLLVSAVIGLLTYTACYAQETSKAAPQKPGVVATVNGTPIPQSQLDVLLKENMARGEKDTPELREKLRDDLITREVLYQEMVKDGFNKNPAVAAQADFVRENFLLQAYLQDYIRTHPVSDADLRTQYDKIKAELDNKQEYHARHILLDKESDAKAVIAQLKKGSKFEKLAAEKSKDPGSSSKGGDLGWNLPSNYVKPFGDALLTLKKGQYTQTPVETQFGWHVIKLEDTRPVKVPQYEDVKAKLQQQYEQQQFNKFLADLRAKAKIE from the coding sequence ATGAGTTTCAGACCTTCAGGACTTTTGGTTTCGGCAGTTATTGGCTTGCTGACATATACGGCCTGCTACGCTCAGGAAACTTCCAAGGCTGCGCCTCAAAAACCGGGCGTTGTCGCTACGGTCAATGGCACACCAATTCCGCAATCCCAGCTCGATGTGCTGTTAAAGGAGAACATGGCACGGGGCGAAAAGGACACCCCTGAACTGCGGGAAAAACTGCGCGACGATTTAATTACGCGTGAAGTACTGTATCAGGAGATGGTCAAGGATGGTTTTAATAAAAATCCGGCCGTTGCCGCGCAAGCAGATTTCGTGCGGGAGAATTTCCTGTTGCAGGCGTACTTGCAGGATTATATAAGAACCCATCCGGTAAGCGATGCTGATCTGAGAACACAATACGATAAGATCAAAGCGGAATTAGACAACAAACAGGAATACCACGCGCGCCACATACTGCTGGATAAGGAGTCGGACGCGAAAGCGGTCATTGCGCAACTAAAAAAAGGCTCAAAATTCGAGAAGCTCGCGGCGGAAAAATCCAAGGACCCGGGCAGCAGCAGTAAAGGCGGAGATTTAGGCTGGAACCTGCCTTCGAATTATGTAAAGCCTTTTGGTGATGCGCTGCTCACGCTCAAGAAAGGCCAGTACACGCAAACGCCGGTGGAAACCCAGTTCGGCTGGCACGTGATAAAGCTCGAGGACACCCGCCCCGTCAAGGTGCCGCAGTATGAAGACGTGAAAGCTAAACTACAACAGCAGTATGAGCAGCAACAATTCAACAAGTTTTTAGCCGACCTGCGCGCTAAAGCCAAAATCGAATGA
- a CDS encoding BolA family protein has product MCTTDRIRQELAALGAENLEIVDESREHIGHEGAKTGGHYQITIVSQKFKGKSSVARHRMVYAALSGMMHKEIHAISIRAYTPEEF; this is encoded by the coding sequence ATGTGCACAACAGACAGGATAAGACAAGAGCTTGCCGCGCTCGGGGCCGAAAACCTGGAAATCGTGGATGAGAGCAGGGAACATATTGGGCACGAAGGTGCCAAAACGGGTGGACATTATCAAATCACCATCGTTTCCCAAAAATTTAAGGGGAAATCAAGCGTCGCGCGTCATCGCATGGTGTACGCCGCGTTATCCGGGATGATGCACAAGGAAATTCATGCGATTAGCATCAGGGCCTACACCCCGGAAGAATTTTAA
- a CDS encoding YciI family protein, which yields MLYAIVGEDLPGSLARRRAARPAHVGRLTELQRAGRLVLAGPLPAIDSPDPGPAGFSGSLIVAEFSSLESAQAWVDIDPYVTGGVYAKISVKPFKKVLPT from the coding sequence ATGTTATACGCCATTGTCGGTGAAGATTTACCCGGCAGTCTAGCAAGAAGACGGGCTGCTCGTCCCGCCCATGTCGGCAGGCTGACTGAACTGCAGCGGGCCGGCCGGCTTGTCCTCGCCGGGCCGCTCCCCGCGATCGACAGTCCTGACCCCGGACCCGCCGGTTTCAGCGGCAGTTTAATCGTCGCGGAATTTTCCTCATTGGAGTCTGCCCAGGCCTGGGTGGACATTGACCCCTATGTTACCGGCGGTGTTTACGCCAAAATTTCTGTCAAACCTTTTAAAAAAGTACTCCCGACATAG
- a CDS encoding septation protein A: MKLLFDLFPVLLFFAAFKFQGIYVATAVAIAATFGQVGWMWTRHGKVDPMLWASLAIIVVFGGATLLLHDETFVKWKPTVLYWLSGLVLFCADVIVGRNLMRAMMQTQISLPDAVWRKLNLSWVFFLAFMGGANLYVAFHFSTENWVNFKLFGSVGLLLVFVLLQGLMLAKYMEDKEPE; this comes from the coding sequence GTGAAGTTACTTTTCGACCTTTTTCCAGTTCTTTTGTTTTTCGCTGCTTTCAAATTCCAGGGGATCTATGTCGCCACCGCGGTTGCGATTGCCGCGACTTTTGGCCAGGTTGGCTGGATGTGGACGAGACACGGAAAGGTGGATCCGATGTTGTGGGCATCGCTGGCGATAATCGTAGTATTCGGAGGTGCTACGCTGCTGTTGCACGATGAAACCTTCGTCAAGTGGAAGCCAACGGTTCTGTACTGGCTGTCTGGGCTGGTGCTGTTTTGCGCGGATGTTATCGTCGGTAGAAATTTAATGCGCGCTATGATGCAAACCCAGATTTCCTTACCGGACGCCGTGTGGCGCAAATTGAATTTAAGCTGGGTGTTTTTCCTGGCATTCATGGGCGGCGCCAATCTCTATGTTGCGTTCCACTTTTCCACTGAAAACTGGGTGAATTTCAAGCTTTTCGGGAGCGTCGGTTTGCTGCTGGTATTTGTACTGCTCCAGGGCTTAATGCTCGCGAAATATATGGAAGATAAGGAGCCCGAGTAA